GTGCGGGTCTACGCCGCCGCCTACCGCGAGCGCATCCACGCCCTGGCCGCCGGCGCGAAGAACGACGAGGTACCGCCCTTCACGCTGGACACCGCCGACGGCCCGCTGCTCGATGTGCTGCGCGACGCCCGCTCGCTCACCCGCTTCTCGCTGCTGGACTCGATGACCGAGATCCGCGACTACGAGCGCCGGTTCGCGGCCGGCGGCAGCTCCATCGAGCTGGACGCGGCCACCCGGTACAAGGTGCTCGCCGCCTTCGACGGCTATCTGGAGACCCTGCCCGAGTCCAGCCTGACCCGGCCCGACTCGTACCGGGTCAAGGACGTGGTGGGGCGGCGCGGCATCGGCATCGGCTCGGCCGGCCTGCCGTCGTACAACATCCTGCTCGAGGGCAACAGCGACGCCCTCGAGAACGACGTCATCATCTATATGAAGCAGGCGCAGACCCCCGCAGTCTCCCGTCACATCACCGACGCGGCCGTGCGGGAGTACTTCCAGCACGAGGGCCACCGCACGGTGATCTCGCAGCGTGCGCTGCAGGACCACGCCGACCCGTGGCTGGGCTGGACCGAGCTGGACGGCGCCGGTCAGCTGGTGGCCGAGGTCTCGCCGTACGCGGTGGATCTGGACTGGTCGGACATCGACGACCCGGAGGAGATCGCGGCGGTCGTCGCGGACCTGGGCCGGGCGACGGCGACGATGCACGGGGCGGCGGACGACCAGAGCGGTCACTCGTTGGTGCCGTTCTCCACCGAGCGTTCCATCGACGCGGCGATCGCGGCGGACGAGGAGGGCTTCGCCGGGCTGCTGGTGGAGTTCGCGCACAGCTACGGCGCGCGGGCGCGGGCGGACCACCAGATCTTCGTGGACCTGTTCCGCAACGGAAAGATTCCGGGCCTCTAGGACAGGGCCGCGGGCCGGCTCCTCAGGGCCGGCTCCTCGGGGCCAGCTCCTCGGGGCCTTAGGAGTCTCTTACAGGCGGGCATGGGACACTCCCCGGTGATGGACATATCAGGGATGCGGCTCAGGGGGCTGCGGGCGGCGATCTTCACGGGACTGGTCGTGACGCTGTCCGCCGCCTCCCATGTGCTGCTGTCCCAGGTCCCGCTGCCGCTGACCACCGTCGCCGGACTCGCGGCGGGCGTCTTCGCCGTCGCGTTCGCGCTGTCGGGCCGGGAGCGCGGCTTCTGGCGGATCGCGGGCCTGCTCGTGCCGCTGGAGCTGGCGGCCGACACGGTCTTCACCACGGGCCAGAACGTCTGTTACGGCCCCGCCGGCGGACCGGTCGCCGGCTCGCTGCGCTCGGTCGGCTTCGACGTGCTGTGCGGCGGCAATGTCGGCACGGCGCTGCCGGGGGTGGCCATCCCCGAGCGGGGTGCGGCCACCCTGCTGCACTCCGCGGACCCGGCGCTGCCCTGGCTGCTGCTCGCCGCGCACATGTCGGTCGGGCTGCTCGCCGCGGCGTGGCTGCGGCGCGGCGAGTCGGCGCTGGCGGGTCTGGTGCGGGCGGTGGGCGCCTTCGCATTCCGCCCGCTGCTGCTCGCGGCCGCGGTGGGCACGGCGCACCGGACCGTACGCCGCGGAGCGCGCCCCGCGCCCCGCCGGCCCCGTACCTCCCGCACCCGCCTGCTGGTGCACTCCGTCGGACGGCGGGGACCGCCGCGCTCGGCGGCAGTTTTCGCCTGAGCACGCAGTCCCCCTTTGCCGTACCCCTTTCCGTATCTCCTGATACGACGTCACACGGAGTGAATGAGCATGAGTGCACGCAACAACCAGGCCAACAAGGCGGCGGCCCGCGAGCGGCTGCGCCAGGAGCGTGAGCGCCAGGCCAAGAAGGACAAGACCCGCCGGCAGCTGATCGTGATCGGTTCGGCGATCGTGGTCCTCGCGATCGCGGGCGGCGCCGGTTACGCGATCATGCAGGCCAATAAGCCGACCCACTGGGAGTCGGTGAAGGACGAGAAGAACGTCACCGCGCCGAAGAACACCGAGGGCGAGAACGGGACGACCGTCGTCATCGGCAAGTCGACCGCGAAGAAGACGCTGGAGCTGTACGAGGACTCGCGCTGCCCGGTCTGCGCGAGCTTCGAGCAGGCGGTGGGCCCGACGGTGAAGAAGGACGTCGACGCCGGCAAGTACAAGGTGAAGTACGTCGGCGCGACGTTCATCGACAACTCCGACTCGGGCGAGGGCTCGAAGAACGCGCTGAGCGCGCTGGGTGCGGCGCTCAATGTCAGCCCGGAGGCCTTCACGGAGTACAAGGCCGCGCTGTACTCGGCGAAGTGGCACCCCAAGGAGAGCGACGACAAGTTCGCCAAGGACTCGTACCTGCTTGAGGTCGCCGACACGATTCCGGCGCTGAAGAGCAATGCCGAGTTCAAGAAGAACGTGGAGGACGGCACCTTCGACGCGTGGGCGATGAAGATGTCGGCGACGTTCGACAAGAGCGGGGTCACGGGCACGCCGGCGCTGAAGATGGATGGCAAGAAGGTGACGGCGGAGGGCAGCGACAACCCGCCGATGACGGTGGAGCAGTTCAACGCGGCGATCGCGAAGGCGCTGAAGGCCTGACGACGGGCGGGGGGTGGGGCGCTGCTCTGCCCCCCCGGCGGGGCAGGGCGCTGCTCTTGGGTATCCCCCTGGTTTCGGGAGGGCGCGGTGGGTGGGGAAAACACCCGCTCGCCCGTTACGACCTCCCCAACCCCAGGCAACATCCCGGTGACCCGCCCCCAATACCCGTGCGAACTTTCCCCATTCGCTCGCCCATTCGGGCTACTGCTCAGTAGTCTGATCCGCCGTGACCAGTCGACTCTCCTCAACTCCCAGCCGCCGCACGGTCGTCAAGGCCGCCGCCGCCACCGCTGTCGTCGCCGCCCCCGTTCTCGCGGCCGCCTCCTCCGCCACCGCCGCCTCCGCCCAGGAGGCCCCCGCCTTCCTGCACGGCGTCGCGTCCGGCGATCCGCTGCCCGACGGCGTGCTGCTGTGGACCCGCATCACACCCACCCCCGACGCCGTGCCGGGCTCCGGCAAGGGCGCCGACACCGCGGTCGGTTGGGAGGTCGCCGAGGACAAGGCCTTCGCCCGGATCGCCGCGCGCGGCACCACCACCTCGAAGGCCGCCTCCGACCACACCGTCAAGGTCGACGTAAGGGGCCTGCGCCAGGCGACCGCCTATTACTTCCGCTTCACCGCCGGTACGGGAATCTCTGCCGTCGGCCGCACCCGCACCGCCCCGGCCACCGAAGCCGCCACCCCCGGAGTGCGCTTCGGTGTGGTCTCCTGCGCCAACTGGGAGGCCGGTTACTTCTCCGCGTACCGCCATCTCGCCGCCCGCGCCGACCTCGACGCGATCCTCCATCTCGGCGACTACATCTACGAGTACGCGACCGGCGGCTACCCGGAGCCCAAGTACGTCGTACGCCAGCACTCGCCGAAGAACGAGATCACCACGCTCGCCGACTACCGCACCCGCCACGCCACGTACAAGACGGACAGCGACCTCCAGGCGCTGCACGCCGCGCACCCGGTGATCGCGATATGGGACGACCACGAGTTCGCGAACGACACCTGGTCGGGCGGGGCCGAGAACCACACCCCCGGCGCCGAGGGCGAGTGGGCGGCACGGGCGGCGGCAGCGCGCCAGGCATACTTCGAGTGGATGCCCGTCCGCGCCTCCACCGAGGGCACCGTCTACCGCCGGCTGCGCTTCGGCAAGCTCGCCGATCTGCACCTGCTCGACCTGCGGTCCTTCCGCTCCCAGCAGGCGACGGTCGGCAGCGGCAGCGTGGACGACCCGAACCGTTCGATCACCGGCCGCGCCCAGCTCGACTGGCTCAAGGCGGGCCTCGCCGGATCCGACGCGGCCTGGAAGCTGGTCGGCACCTCGGTGATGATCTCGCCGGTCGCCTTCGGCTCCGTACCGGCCCATCTGCTGGGTCCGATAGCCGAGTTGCTGGGCCTGCCCAAGGAAGGCCTCGCGGTCAACGTCGACCAGTGGGACGGCTACACCGACGACCGCAAGGAGCTGCTGGCGCACCTCACCCAGCGCGGGATCGACAACACCGTCTTCCTCACCGGTGACATCCACATGGCCTGGGCCAACGACGTGCCGGTCAAGGCGGCGACGTACCCCTTCTCGGAGTCCGCGGCGACCGAGTTCGTGGTGACGTCGGTGACCTCCGACAACCTGGACGACATCCTCCACGTCGCCCCGGGCACCCTCTCGCTGGTCGCGTCGGCGGCCGTCAAGGCGGCCAACCGCCATGTGAAGTGGATCGACATGGACAACCACGGCTACGGCGTCCTCGACGTCACCGCCGAGCGCTCGCAGATGGACTACTACGTCATCTCCGACAAGACGACGGAGGACGCGACCTCCAAGTGGGCCCGGTCCTACCGGACTCTGTCGGGGACACAGCGTGTCGAGCGGGTCGGCCAGCCCGTACGCTGACCCGCATGAACGGGGGCTCGGCTCACAGGGTCATCGACGGGCGCTTCGAGCTGCGGGAGCGGCTCGGCAGCGGAGGCATGGGCACGGTCTGGCGCGCCTGGGACACCGCCCTGCACCGCGAGGTGGCGCTGAAGGAGGTCCGGCCGCCCGATCCGGCGCTCGCGGCCGGTGACCCGGAGGCCTCGCGCACACTGCGGGAACGTGTGCTGCGCGAGGCCAGGGCCCTGGCCAGGATCAGCCACCCCCATGTCGTGACGATCCATCACATCGTGGACGAGGGCCCGCACCCGTGGATCGTCATGGAGCTGCTGCCCGGCACCACGCTCCAGGACCGGCTCGCCCAGGGGCCCCTGGCGCCGCGGGACGCGGCGCGGATCGGGCGGCAGGTGCTCTCGGCGCTGCGTGCCGCGCACGCAGCGGGCATCCATCACCGGGATGTGAAGCCCGCCAATGTGCTGCTGCGCGCCGACGGGAGCGCGGTGCTCACGGACTTCGGCATCGCGGCCCTGCAGGGTTCGGCCTCGCTGACCGCGACCGGTGACCTGATCGGCTCGCCCGAGTACATCGCCCCGGAGCGGATCCGCGGGCGGGACAACGACGCGGCCTCCGACCTGTGGTCGCTCGGTCTGGTGCTGTACGTGTGCGTGGAGGGCGTCAGTCCCCTGCGCCGCGGTACGACGCTGGCCACGCTGGCGGCCGTGCTGGACGACCCGGTGCCGCCGCCGGTGCGCTCCGGTCCGCTCGCGCCCGTACTGAACGCGCTGCTGGTACGGGATGCGGCGGCGCGGCCCGACGCGGCCCGGCTGGAGACGATGCTGGCGCAGGTCGAGTCGGGGAACGCGCCGCACTGGGCGCAGCCGACAAGGACGGCGGGCGTGGCTCCGGTGCCGCCGCCCCCGCCCTTGTATCCGACCCCGCCGCAGACCCCGTACCAGCCGGCGGCGACGCGGCTGCGGCCTCGGCCGCGGCCGCGGGGATCGGCCGGGTCGGCCCGGAACCGTATGCCGGTCGTCGCCGCGGTGATCGCGGTGGCCCTCGCGGTCACCGCGGGCGCGGTGCTGGTGCTCGCCCTGCGCAACCCGGACAGCGGGGACGGCAACAGCTCTGCGGGCAAAGGCAGATCGAGCAGCAGCTCCCCCGCGCCGACCCCTACCGGGACCACGTCGCCGAGCCCCACCCCGACACCCACTCCGACGCCGACGCCGACGCCGAGCCCAACTCCCCCGGCCGGGAACCCGACCACCGATATCTGGGTCGCCCAGCTCGCCTCCGTGTCGAAGTCGGCCGGCACCGCCGCCCGCGACCGCCAGGAGCGGGTCCTGCGCAACCAGGGCCTCAGCAATGTCCGTTACGTCGACAGCGGTGAGTACGCCTCACTTCGCGCCGGCTACTGGATGTTCTACGTCCCCGGCTTCGACAACGGCGCCGCCGCGGTCACCTGGTGCCGCACCAACGGCCTCAGTACGAAGAACGAATGCTTCGGCCGCTTTCTGAGCGACAGCGAGTCCGACCGCGTGTATCTCTGCAACCCGGCCCCGGGCGGCGGCACGACCGGCCGGTGCACCCGCCCCTGAGACCCCAAGCCCCCAGCCCTACAGCGTCGCGAGGAATCCGATCGCGGTCCGCCAGGTCAGCTCGGCCGCCGCCTCGTCGTAGTCGGGCAGTTCGGGGTCGGTGTACAGATGCCCGGCGCCCGGGTAGCGGTAGATCTCCACATCCGCGCCCGCCCGCTGCATCTGCAGATACCAGGCGCTCAGCCAGTCGTGCGGCTCGAACGGATCCGGGTCCGCGACGTGCAGCTGTACGGGCAGTTCGTCCACGGCCGCTCCCGCCGCGATGTCCGAGGTGCCGTGCAGAAGCAGCAGCCCACGCGCCTTCTCGTCGCCCAGCGCGAGGTTCTGCGCGATCGAGCCGCCGAGGGAGAACCCGGCGTACACCAGCCCCTCGTCGGAGTGGGGCGCCGCCGCCAGGATCGCGCGGCGCAGCAGCTCGTCCGTGCCGATCTTGTCCTGGAGCTCCCTGCCCACTTCGACGCTCTCGACGGTTTGTCCCCCGAAGAGGTCGGGCACGTGAACCTGGTGCCCCGCTTCGCGCAGCCGGTCGGCTGCGGCGTGCACGGCCGGGCGCAGACCGTAGGCCGAATGGAAAAGCATGATGTCCATTCGGCCATCCTGCCAGCCCGCGTTGGAGTCATGGAGAACGCACTGCGCCCGTTGACCGTGGTCGGTGGCTCGGTCGTGCTCACCCTGCTGCTCGGCTGGGTCGTCGACCTGCTGCTGCGCCGCGTGGACCGCCACCACCCCGAGACTCCCCTGTGGGGGCTGCTGCGCCGCTGCCGGCTGCCCTTGCAGGTCGTGCTCCTCACCGCCCTGCTGCGAGGGACCTACCGCGAGACGCAGTGGCAGCTCATCGAGGACCACGAGGCCGGGATCGGCCATGTGCTGTCGCTGGTGCTAATCGGCGCGAGCGCCTGGCTGGTGATACGGATCGTCTCCGCCGTGGTGGAGTCCACGTACGTCCGCTACGCGTCATCGACCCGCGACCCGGCCCGGGTACGGCGGGTGCGTACGCAGGTCACGCTGATCATGCGGATCGTCACCGCGATCGTCGTGGTGGTGGCGGTCGCGGCGATGCTGCTGACCTTCCCCGGCATGGAGAAGGTCGGCGCCTCCCTGCTGGCCTCCGCGGGCATCATCGGCATCGTCGCCGGTGTCGCCGCGCAGTCCACACTCGGCAATCTCTTCGCCGGTTTCCAGATCGCCTTCGGCGACATGGTGCGGATCGGCGACACGGTGGTGGTGGACGGCGAGTGGGGCACGGTGGAGGAGGTCACGCTGACGTTCCTGGCCGTACGGACCTGGGACGAGCGGCGCATCACCATGCCGGTGTCGTACTTCACCAGCAAGCCCTTCGAGAACTGGTCGCGCGGCGGGGCGCAGATGACCGGAACGGTCTTCTTCCATCTGGACCACTCGGCGCCGGTGAGCCTGATGCGCGAGAAGTTGCAGGACATCCTGCGGGAGTGCGGTGCGTGGGACGGCCGGGACTGGAGCCTGGCGGTCACGGACACGACTCCCAGCACAATGCAGGTACGGGCAGTGGTCACCGCCAAGGACGCCGACGACGTCTGGACGGCGCGGTGTGCCGTACGGGAGCAGATGATCGCCTGGCTGTGCGAGCAGCATCCGTACGCGCTGCCGCGGATCACGACGTCGCCGGCGGCGGTGGATGGAGGCGCGGCGGCGAAGTCCGGCACACCGGCGGAAGACCACGACGACGGCCACCCCGACGGCGATCAGCCCCGCACGGGCCGAGGCTGACGTCGCGCCCGGTTCGTTCCGTGCCGACAGCACCTCGTGGCGCGCCGCCGACATCATCTGGCTTCTGGATCAGGCCGCTACAGAACCCGCCGCATCGCCCGATGCCCCATCCCCGCGTCCAAGAACTCCGGACCGTACGCCACATACCCCAGCCGCTCGTAGAACCCCAGCGCCTGGGTCTGCGCATGCAGGTCCACCGCCGCCAGCCCCCGCTCCCGCGCCGCGTCCTCGATGCCCCGCACCAGCGCCACGCCCACGCCCAGCCCGCGCGCCGCCTTGTTCACAGCGAGCCGGCCCAGCGAGCCCACCGACGCGTCACCGCCGGTCCTGTCCGCCGCGGCCGGGCCGTACAGCAGGCGTCCCGTGCCCAGCGGCAGACCGTCCGCCGCGACCGCCAGCACATG
The Streptomyces lunaelactis genome window above contains:
- a CDS encoding DUF2252 domain-containing protein; translation: MSVQQAEADQRGEQILSVFETAFGELLAADPAAFRVKFRKMAASAFAFYRGSASLFYNDLEREQHGGPFLDDRTGRVWIHGDLHAENFGTYMDANGRLIFNVNDFDEAYVGPFTWDLKRLSASLALIGYTKALSDEQITELVRVYAAAYRERIHALAAGAKNDEVPPFTLDTADGPLLDVLRDARSLTRFSLLDSMTEIRDYERRFAAGGSSIELDAATRYKVLAAFDGYLETLPESSLTRPDSYRVKDVVGRRGIGIGSAGLPSYNILLEGNSDALENDVIIYMKQAQTPAVSRHITDAAVREYFQHEGHRTVISQRALQDHADPWLGWTELDGAGQLVAEVSPYAVDLDWSDIDDPEEIAAVVADLGRATATMHGAADDQSGHSLVPFSTERSIDAAIAADEEGFAGLLVEFAHSYGARARADHQIFVDLFRNGKIPGL
- a CDS encoding DsbA family protein; amino-acid sequence: MSARNNQANKAAARERLRQERERQAKKDKTRRQLIVIGSAIVVLAIAGGAGYAIMQANKPTHWESVKDEKNVTAPKNTEGENGTTVVIGKSTAKKTLELYEDSRCPVCASFEQAVGPTVKKDVDAGKYKVKYVGATFIDNSDSGEGSKNALSALGAALNVSPEAFTEYKAALYSAKWHPKESDDKFAKDSYLLEVADTIPALKSNAEFKKNVEDGTFDAWAMKMSATFDKSGVTGTPALKMDGKKVTAEGSDNPPMTVEQFNAAIAKALKA
- a CDS encoding alkaline phosphatase D family protein, whose product is MTSRLSSTPSRRTVVKAAAATAVVAAPVLAAASSATAASAQEAPAFLHGVASGDPLPDGVLLWTRITPTPDAVPGSGKGADTAVGWEVAEDKAFARIAARGTTTSKAASDHTVKVDVRGLRQATAYYFRFTAGTGISAVGRTRTAPATEAATPGVRFGVVSCANWEAGYFSAYRHLAARADLDAILHLGDYIYEYATGGYPEPKYVVRQHSPKNEITTLADYRTRHATYKTDSDLQALHAAHPVIAIWDDHEFANDTWSGGAENHTPGAEGEWAARAAAARQAYFEWMPVRASTEGTVYRRLRFGKLADLHLLDLRSFRSQQATVGSGSVDDPNRSITGRAQLDWLKAGLAGSDAAWKLVGTSVMISPVAFGSVPAHLLGPIAELLGLPKEGLAVNVDQWDGYTDDRKELLAHLTQRGIDNTVFLTGDIHMAWANDVPVKAATYPFSESAATEFVVTSVTSDNLDDILHVAPGTLSLVASAAVKAANRHVKWIDMDNHGYGVLDVTAERSQMDYYVISDKTTEDATSKWARSYRTLSGTQRVERVGQPVR
- a CDS encoding serine/threonine-protein kinase: MNGGSAHRVIDGRFELRERLGSGGMGTVWRAWDTALHREVALKEVRPPDPALAAGDPEASRTLRERVLREARALARISHPHVVTIHHIVDEGPHPWIVMELLPGTTLQDRLAQGPLAPRDAARIGRQVLSALRAAHAAGIHHRDVKPANVLLRADGSAVLTDFGIAALQGSASLTATGDLIGSPEYIAPERIRGRDNDAASDLWSLGLVLYVCVEGVSPLRRGTTLATLAAVLDDPVPPPVRSGPLAPVLNALLVRDAAARPDAARLETMLAQVESGNAPHWAQPTRTAGVAPVPPPPPLYPTPPQTPYQPAATRLRPRPRPRGSAGSARNRMPVVAAVIAVALAVTAGAVLVLALRNPDSGDGNSSAGKGRSSSSSPAPTPTGTTSPSPTPTPTPTPTPTPSPTPPAGNPTTDIWVAQLASVSKSAGTAARDRQERVLRNQGLSNVRYVDSGEYASLRAGYWMFYVPGFDNGAAAVTWCRTNGLSTKNECFGRFLSDSESDRVYLCNPAPGGGTTGRCTRP
- a CDS encoding dienelactone hydrolase family protein; amino-acid sequence: MDIMLFHSAYGLRPAVHAAADRLREAGHQVHVPDLFGGQTVESVEVGRELQDKIGTDELLRRAILAAAPHSDEGLVYAGFSLGGSIAQNLALGDEKARGLLLLHGTSDIAAGAAVDELPVQLHVADPDPFEPHDWLSAWYLQMQRAGADVEIYRYPGAGHLYTDPELPDYDEAAAELTWRTAIGFLATL
- a CDS encoding mechanosensitive ion channel family protein, translated to MENALRPLTVVGGSVVLTLLLGWVVDLLLRRVDRHHPETPLWGLLRRCRLPLQVVLLTALLRGTYRETQWQLIEDHEAGIGHVLSLVLIGASAWLVIRIVSAVVESTYVRYASSTRDPARVRRVRTQVTLIMRIVTAIVVVVAVAAMLLTFPGMEKVGASLLASAGIIGIVAGVAAQSTLGNLFAGFQIAFGDMVRIGDTVVVDGEWGTVEEVTLTFLAVRTWDERRITMPVSYFTSKPFENWSRGGAQMTGTVFFHLDHSAPVSLMREKLQDILRECGAWDGRDWSLAVTDTTPSTMQVRAVVTAKDADDVWTARCAVREQMIAWLCEQHPYALPRITTSPAAVDGGAAAKSGTPAEDHDDGHPDGDQPRTGRG
- a CDS encoding GNAT family N-acetyltransferase — protein: MSSFVVRVAAAPADREACFAVRNAVFVVEQQVPEEIEYDALDAEDADTVHVLAVAADGLPLGTGRLLYGPAAADRTGGDASVGSLGRLAVNKAARGLGVGVALVRGIEDAARERGLAAVDLHAQTQALGFYERLGYVAYGPEFLDAGMGHRAMRRVL